A window of Bacteroidetes bacterium SB0662_bin_6 genomic DNA:
AGATCATGCAGACCCTGGGCATCGGAGAATCTGTGGTGGTCGGCATCATCAAGGAAACGATCCGGGAGGCGATTCTGGAGGGAGACATCCCCAACGAACACGACGCCGCGTTCCAGCTCATGATGGAAATCAAGGACGACGCGCTGCGGCGCGGCGCCCTCTTCGAGGAGTTTATCGCGCAACTCGAAGGACCGGAAAACGCGGCCATCGGCGCGGTCAAGGAGGTCGTTTTTTCCGGGGAGTTGCCGGAGGACCGCGCTGCCGCCTGGCAGTATCTGACGGACATCAAGAACAGCGTGACCGCACGCCGCAGGGAGGAAAACGGGATATGAGCCGCAAACCGATCCGCAAAATTCTGGTCGCCAACCGGGGCGAGATCGCCGTGCGCGTCTTTCGAACGTGCCGGGAACTGGGCGTATCGACCGTGGCCGTTTTCAGCGAGGCGGATCGCAGCGCCTTCCACGTCCGCTTTGCCGACGAAGCTTTCTTGATCGGGCCTGCTCCTGCCGCACAGTCCTATCTTGACGCCTCGAAAATTGTTGATGCGGCCCTTCAGTGTGGCGCCGACGCCATTCATCCCGGATACGGATTCCTTTCGGAGAATGCCGCTTTCGCCGAAACGTGCGCGGAAGCGGGGGTCACGTTTATCGGGCCGCCTCCGGAAGCCATTCGCAATATGGGGGACAAGACGAAGGCGCGGGCCCTGATGCAGCAGGCAGGCGTGCCCGTGGCGCCCGGTTCCCCGGCCATCGCGGAGGACTCGCCCTCTGATAAGGTGACGGCGATTGCCGCAGAAATCGGTTTCCCCATACTGGTCAAGGCTGCTGCGGGCGGGGGCGGCAAGGGAATGCGCGTCGTCCATTCTGAAGACGATCTCCAGCGGGCCGTAGCCGCCGCGCAGAGCGAAGCCCGGGCTGCGTTCGGCGACGGGCGCATTTTCATCGAGAAATACATTGAGGAGCCCCGCCATATCGAGTTTCAGGTGCTGGCGGATGCACAGGGCCATACGGTGCATCTGTTCGAACGGGAATGTTCGATCCAGCGGCGTCATCAGAAGGTGGTCGAGGAAGCGCCTTCTCCCGTAATGACCCCGGAGGTGCGCGTACGCATGGGGCAGGCGGCTGTCGATGCGGCGCGCGCCTGCGGATATGTGAATGCGGGAACGGTCGAGTTTCTGGTGGATGCGGACCTGAACTTTTATTTCATGGAGATGAACACTCGTCTCCAGGTCGAGCATCCGGTGACGGAATGGATCACGGGCATTGATCTCGTAGCCGAACAGATCCGCATCGCAGAGGGAGAATCTCTTCGTGTGAAACAGGACGACCTGCACATGCACGGGCACGCCATCGAATGCCGGGTGTATGCGGAAGACCCGGAAAACGAATTTCTTCCCGATCCGGGCGCACTGGTGCGCCATGCGCCGCCTTCCGGGTCTGGTGTGCGGGTGGACGCGGGCGTGGAGTCGGGCGACCGCGTGGAAATCCACTACGATCCGATGATTTCCAAGCTCACCACATGGGGCAGAACCCGTCCGGAAGCCATCCGGCGCATGGTGCGGGCGCTGGATGAATATGAAGTGACCGGAGTTCGCACCACTATCCCGTTTTGCCGGTATGTCATGGAGCATGACGCCTACGTGTCCGGGCGGTTCGACACGCACTTTGTAGCGCGTCATTTCTCCGACGGACTCCCTGCATCGGATAAGGATGACCTTATCGAAGCGGCAGTGCTGGCGGCGGCGCTGCACCACATCGGACGATCCGCTGCTTCCGGAGCGGCAGGCCGTCCCGGGAATAATGAAAACAGCCAGGGGAGCGAACGATCCGGCACGGCAGGGAGCCGCTGGCTGGATCGCAGGGAATACCGGTAGGCCCTAGACGATCTGGTCCGGCCCGTACTCGAGCACCCGGCCCCGATAGCCGAACAGGCGTTTCAACACGCGGATGAGCGCCGGCGAGTACCGCTTGATGTACCACTGGTCCGCCGCCCGCCGCACACCCAGTCCATAGGAAGGGTAGGGGTGGATGGCGTCCGAGATATGCCTCAGGGAGATGCCCCGCCGCATGGCAAGGGCTAACTCGCAGATCAGGTCGCCGCCCCGGGCGCCCAGGATGGACGCTCCCAGTATTTTCCCGTCGCGCGGGCGGGCGTGTACCTTGATCATGCCGTAATCCTCCCGCTCGGTGATGGCGCGGTCGATCTTGTCATAAGGGAACCGGAGCGTCTCGTATTTTTTGCCTGCCGCGCGGAGCGCATCTTCCGTGGCGCCCACATGCGCTAGTTCGGGGTCGGCATAGGTGGTCCAGGGGAGGTGCGCGGCGTCGATTTTTGCAGGCGCTTTCAGCAGGGCGTTCATCGTCGCCACCTTGGCCATATGCTCGCTCATGTGCGTAAAGGCGAATCGGCCGGTCACGTCCCCGACGGCGTAGATCCCGGAGCGGGAGGTCCTGCACCGGTCGTCCACCTTGATACCTCGGGCGTCATACGCCACGCCTGCGGCCTCGAGGTTGAGCGCTGCGACATTGGGTTTCCGTCCGGCGGCCACAAGAAGCGCATCACCATGGAGAACAAGGTTTTCGGGATTATCGCCCGAGGTTCCACCGCCATCGATCCGCACGGCTATGCCGTCTCCTCGCTCCTGCACGGAGGATACGTTCGCGCTCAGCACGTACCGGATGCCCTCTTCTTCGAGGCGGGCCTGCAGCATGCCCGCGAGTTCCTCGTCATCCCGAAAGAGAATGCGGGGTTCCCGGTCAATCACGGTGACGTCGGAGCCAAGGCGCCGGAATGCCTGCGCCATCTCGGTGCCGATGGGGCCGGCTCCGAGCACGATAAGATGCCGGGGCTGTTCGGTCAGTTCAAAGATGGTTTCGTTTGTGAGAAAGGGCGCCTCCCGAAGGCCTTCGATCGGAGGAATAAAGGCCCGGCCTCCCGTAGCGATGATGAACCGGCGCGCGGAGAACCGTTCCGTTGCTCCATCCGAAGCGATCTCGATGGTCCCGGGGTTTGTGAACCGGGCGGTTCCCTGTTTCACATCGATCCCCATGTTTTCGTAAATCTCCGGAGCGTCCGCCTCTTCGTAAATGTGATCACGCAACGCGTGGACCCCCGCAATGACCTCCGAAAAATCCACCGACACCTCGCCCGTCCGAACGCCGAACTCCCCGCATCTTCGCGCGCTGTGCGCCGCATGCGCCGCGCTCAGAAGCGCTTTGCTGGGTACGCAACCGTACCAGGTGCAGTCGCCGCCGAGTCGGGCCTGCTCCACCATGAGGGTGCGGGCGCCGAAACTGGCGCCTACCCCCGAAGCAGTGAGGCCGGCTGCGCCGCCTCCAATGACAATGAGATCATAGTCTGTGGGCATCGTACAGGCTGATTTTTCAGGATTTAGAAGGTGCTACATCCAACCGGATATCCGCCTCGCGTTTGAGGGTAGCCTTGCGCTCCGGGCCGAGCGCGTTCCAGTGTTTCCCGGAAAGCGCGCCATCCAGCGCGTAAAGCAGCAGGATCGTGACCTGCCCCGGTCTTTGGTGCTTGAGTATTTTCCAGGCCATGACCGCGCCCATGGCTTCAAGATCGGCGTGCGTATGGATGCCTATATCGTGCAGCCATGCGGCGCTCTTCGGGCCGATGTTTTTCAGGTTTTCGACATCCATGGCAGGCTATGCGGTTCGTCGGAAGCGTCAAACTACGTCATTCCCTGCCATGGGGTTCATTTTCACGGAAATGCGTTGAAAATACCTGTGCTGAGGAACGCTTGCTTCGGTACATTCCTTACAGTACAGTAAGGGGTTATCATGTGGGCAGAATGTGTTCGCTGCATTTCAAGGGGAGGATAGCATGGAAATGACTTCGAGGCTGCTATGCGGTTCCGCTCAGTCTATGGACAAAGTTCCGGATGCATCGGTTGACCTGATCGTAACCTCGCCGCCCTATCCGATGGTCGCCATGTGGGACGATGTATTCGTTTCGCAGGATGGCCGTATCGGTGATCGGTTAGCCCGCGGAGAGGGTCGGGCCGCTTTCGACCTCATGCATCAACTCCTTGATACGGCCTGGGAGGAATGCAGCCGGGTCCTGAAACCGGGCGGTCTTGCCTGCATCAATATTGGCGATGCGACCCGAACTCTGGACGGCGATTTTCAGCTGTACTCCAATCACTCCCGAATACTTGGCTTTTTCCTTGGACACGGATTTGCAGCACTGCCCGACATACTCTGGCGCAAGCAAACAAACGCCCCAAACAAGTTCATGGGGTCCGGGATGTTACCCGTAGGGGCGTACGTGACCTACGAACACGAATACATTCTCGTCCTTCGAAAGGGAAGGCGCAGAAGGTTTGATAAAGAGGCAGAGAAAGATCGCCGTCGGGAAAGCGCCTTCTTTTGGGAAGAGCGTAATGTCTGGTTTTCCGATATGTGGTTTGACATAAAGGGGATCGACCAACGTCTCGTCAACACCGCGGCTCGGGAGCGCAGCGGCGCATTCCCGTTCGAGTTGGCCTACCGGCTCATTTGTATGTTTTCCATCAAGGGGGATACGGTGCTGGATCCATTTGCAGGCACCGGGACCACATTGGTTGCGGCGCTGGCTTCAGGAAGAAATTCGCTGGGCATTGAGATCGACGATACATTACTGCCTGTCGCGCGGACTTTCATGGAGGCTGCGCCGCGCATCGCCGGCGAATACAATCAACGCCGGTTGGTCCGGCATCAAAACTGGGTTCGTACGCGCACGGCAGAGCACGGCCCGCTGAAATACGCGAACCGCCATTACGGTTTTCCGGTGATGACCGCACAAGAACAGCACCTGTTACTGGATGACATCACAGGTATAGGGATCGTCCCTGAAAAAGAGGGTGTGACGGTCTGGGCGCAATATGGAGAAGAGGCCCGGTCTGGCGCGGCATCCTGGTTAGCGAACGCAGCGAAAAAGCCGCCTATAAGAAAGCAAAACACCCAGGTTCAGTTACAACTTTAGATGAGTCAAAAATCGAACGAGACAGTAATTCCACTCTTTTTCTTTTCATAAAGTATCAATTCGCCCTGTATCTCTTCAGGCAGCATATCCTTGACCGCATAGGTTGACGGTTTAACGGAAACCGCCATCGTGCCTATGAAACCATCGATCCCTTGCGATTCCTCATCGGGTGTTGCCATCCGGTAATCGACCCCCTTGCGTTCTGCAATTCTTGCCAAAATAGCTTCCTGAAAGCACAGACCGATAAAGGTTTTTACCAACACAAGATCCTCGACCCATTCACGCACCATGCTTTTGTCGATCTCCTGCATAGCTGCCCGCAACTTCTCTACCATCTCGTAGATTCGATCCGTCGCATTATCCAGCGCTTCGGGCTTTTGCGTTCTGTACCAGGCTTCCCATTCCTCATAGCTTTTCCCGCCAAATTCCTGAAACAATTCGGTCATCTGGCCAACAATCCGCGGGCGTGTCCCTTGGGCATTCTGGTTGGCCAGGTTTATAATCTGGGATGTGTACTTAGGAAAAGCATGCTGTTTCTGCGATACAGCCTCGGCAAGTTCCGCATTTTTAATCTT
This region includes:
- the accC gene encoding acetyl-CoA carboxylase biotin carboxylase subunit, giving the protein MSRKPIRKILVANRGEIAVRVFRTCRELGVSTVAVFSEADRSAFHVRFADEAFLIGPAPAAQSYLDASKIVDAALQCGADAIHPGYGFLSENAAFAETCAEAGVTFIGPPPEAIRNMGDKTKARALMQQAGVPVAPGSPAIAEDSPSDKVTAIAAEIGFPILVKAAAGGGGKGMRVVHSEDDLQRAVAAAQSEARAAFGDGRIFIEKYIEEPRHIEFQVLADAQGHTVHLFERECSIQRRHQKVVEEAPSPVMTPEVRVRMGQAAVDAARACGYVNAGTVEFLVDADLNFYFMEMNTRLQVEHPVTEWITGIDLVAEQIRIAEGESLRVKQDDLHMHGHAIECRVYAEDPENEFLPDPGALVRHAPPSGSGVRVDAGVESGDRVEIHYDPMISKLTTWGRTRPEAIRRMVRALDEYEVTGVRTTIPFCRYVMEHDAYVSGRFDTHFVARHFSDGLPASDKDDLIEAAVLAAALHHIGRSAASGAAGRPGNNENSQGSERSGTAGSRWLDRREYR
- a CDS encoding MjaI family restriction endonuclease, whose amino-acid sequence is MPTFKIKNAELAEAVSQKQHAFPKYTSQIINLANQNAQGTRPRIVGQMTELFQEFGGKSYEEWEAWYRTQKPEALDNATDRIYEMVEKLRAAMQEIDKSMVREWVEDLVLVKTFIGLCFQEAILARIAERKGVDYRMATPDEESQGIDGFIGTMAVSVKPSTYAVKDMLPEEIQGELILYEKKKSGITVSFDF
- a CDS encoding TfoX/Sxy family protein; amino-acid sequence: MDVENLKNIGPKSAAWLHDIGIHTHADLEAMGAVMAWKILKHQRPGQVTILLLYALDGALSGKHWNALGPERKATLKREADIRLDVAPSKS
- a CDS encoding mercuric reductase codes for the protein MPTDYDLIVIGGGAAGLTASGVGASFGARTLMVEQARLGGDCTWYGCVPSKALLSAAHAAHSARRCGEFGVRTGEVSVDFSEVIAGVHALRDHIYEEADAPEIYENMGIDVKQGTARFTNPGTIEIASDGATERFSARRFIIATGGRAFIPPIEGLREAPFLTNETIFELTEQPRHLIVLGAGPIGTEMAQAFRRLGSDVTVIDREPRILFRDDEELAGMLQARLEEEGIRYVLSANVSSVQERGDGIAVRIDGGGTSGDNPENLVLHGDALLVAAGRKPNVAALNLEAAGVAYDARGIKVDDRCRTSRSGIYAVGDVTGRFAFTHMSEHMAKVATMNALLKAPAKIDAAHLPWTTYADPELAHVGATEDALRAAGKKYETLRFPYDKIDRAITEREDYGMIKVHARPRDGKILGASILGARGGDLICELALAMRRGISLRHISDAIHPYPSYGLGVRRAADQWYIKRYSPALIRVLKRLFGYRGRVLEYGPDQIV
- a CDS encoding site-specific DNA-methyltransferase, coding for MEMTSRLLCGSAQSMDKVPDASVDLIVTSPPYPMVAMWDDVFVSQDGRIGDRLARGEGRAAFDLMHQLLDTAWEECSRVLKPGGLACINIGDATRTLDGDFQLYSNHSRILGFFLGHGFAALPDILWRKQTNAPNKFMGSGMLPVGAYVTYEHEYILVLRKGRRRRFDKEAEKDRRRESAFFWEERNVWFSDMWFDIKGIDQRLVNTAARERSGAFPFELAYRLICMFSIKGDTVLDPFAGTGTTLVAALASGRNSLGIEIDDTLLPVARTFMEAAPRIAGEYNQRRLVRHQNWVRTRTAEHGPLKYANRHYGFPVMTAQEQHLLLDDITGIGIVPEKEGVTVWAQYGEEARSGAASWLANAAKKPPIRKQNTQVQLQL